In one Chitinophaga sancti genomic region, the following are encoded:
- a CDS encoding carboxypeptidase-like regulatory domain-containing protein: MKKILFLCYLFTLTKFVSAQVKITGTVVSATDGKPLGFATVFINNTSKGGTATEGGSFNIGAVVPGRYELIASYVGYETVSNFLDVNTEDVHIKIALQPKATVLKAFEVKRDPKREANIKKFKETFIGKTEFAKTCVITNDELLDIGYDNAEQALKASTEDYLVIINAALGYKIRFLLKQYVNSDRNHTISYYGYAFYENMTTKKKAQRRLWAANREAVFHGSSLHFFRSLINGNTAAEGFVVNEIVRRQRQRGYVKDTIVKNGKIMMDSDAYSDDSSYVNYRMPTPLLPIDLMKPSDSLVDKYELHCENMLMVSYIKELEANKYARLMGRLPRQQESMIRFMQADCTFSKDGVCVNPLAMLFSGYWGWEKVADQVPYDYVSTSP, encoded by the coding sequence ATGAAAAAAATTCTATTCCTCTGTTATTTGTTCACACTGACGAAGTTCGTATCTGCACAGGTCAAAATTACGGGTACGGTCGTATCAGCTACTGATGGCAAGCCATTGGGTTTTGCTACAGTGTTTATTAATAATACGAGTAAGGGTGGAACGGCTACTGAAGGTGGTAGTTTTAATATAGGCGCTGTGGTACCGGGAAGGTATGAGTTGATTGCATCTTATGTGGGCTATGAAACGGTGTCGAATTTCCTGGATGTGAATACAGAAGATGTGCATATAAAGATCGCCTTGCAGCCGAAGGCAACGGTATTGAAAGCTTTTGAGGTAAAGCGTGATCCGAAGCGGGAGGCGAATATTAAAAAGTTCAAAGAAACATTTATTGGAAAGACGGAGTTTGCAAAGACTTGTGTGATTACGAATGATGAGCTACTGGATATTGGGTACGATAATGCGGAGCAGGCACTGAAGGCGAGTACAGAAGATTACCTGGTGATTATTAACGCGGCATTGGGTTATAAGATCAGGTTTCTGCTGAAGCAGTATGTGAATTCAGACAGGAACCATACGATCTCATATTATGGCTATGCATTTTATGAGAATATGACCACGAAGAAGAAGGCGCAGAGGCGGCTGTGGGCAGCGAACAGGGAAGCGGTGTTTCATGGTTCATCCTTACATTTTTTCAGATCATTGATCAATGGGAATACAGCAGCAGAAGGTTTTGTTGTGAATGAAATAGTGCGGAGGCAGAGGCAGCGTGGATATGTGAAGGATACGATTGTGAAGAATGGTAAGATCATGATGGACAGTGATGCGTATTCTGATGATAGTAGTTATGTGAATTACAGGATGCCGACCCCTTTACTGCCGATAGATCTGATGAAGCCGTCTGATAGTTTGGTGGATAAGTATGAATTGCACTGTGAGAATATGCTGATGGTAAGTTATATAAAGGAGCTGGAAGCGAATAAATATGCAAGATTGATGGGGAGATTGCCAAGGCAACAGGAGTCAATGATACGGTTTATGCAGGCGGATTGTACGTTTAGTAAGGACGGGGTTTGTGTGAATCCCTTAGCAATGTTATTCAGCGGGTATTGGGGATGGGAGAAGGTAGCGGATCAGGTGCCGTATGATTACGTATCGACATCTCCTTAG